AGCCCGACGGAAGTTCCTGAGCAAAACTTTTGAGCGAGCCGCGCAACATCCGTTTCTGCCCGCCGACATAGAGCGCGATATATTCGCTTTCTGCGCGGGCATATTCGATATCGGTGAGCGCAATATAATCGGTCCCTTTACCTGAAGGGACCGCCACGCGTCCGTCTTGTCTGTCGGCATCGCTATCGCGTGATCGGGTGACGCGCTCTATGGCGCGGATCACTCTTTCGGCCGAGATCGGTTTGAGCAGATAGTCTGCTGCCTCGACATCAAAGGCCTGCACCGCAAAGCGGCTATAGGCGGTGGTGAAAATCACCTTTGGCCGCTCTGCGAAAGGCATTTCCTCAAGCGCTGAGACCACCGAAAAGCCGTCTCCGGCGGGCATGTTAATATCGAGAAACACAATATCCGGGCGCTCGGCCGCGATAGCTGCAACCGTTTCTTCGCCAGTCGCGGTCTGTGAGACGAGCTTGAGGCCGGGAACGTCAGCGGTAATCTCGTCAAAGATCGTTGCAAGAAGATCGCGGCTCAGCGCTTCATCATCGGCAATGGCAATGCGGATCGTCATGCCAGTCCGTTCTCAACCGGCAACCGCATCGTCACCATGGCACCGCGCGCAGCGGGATTGTTTTCAATGGTGAAGACATAATTGTCGCCATAGGCCGTGGCTAGGCGCGCGGCGATATTGCGCATGCCGATGCCGCCGCGGCGCTTGTCGCTATGCGCATCACCGCTCAGACCCGGGCCGGTGTCGGTAATGACCACGACGAGCTCACCGTCTTGTCGCTTCGCGGTGATGGTGATCTGGCATTGTGCATGCTGGCCCTCAACGCCATGGCGCACTGCATTTTCGATAACTGGTTGCAAAATCAACGCCGGGACTGGGACAGAGTGGCAATCGGGCTTAATGTCGATCACGGTCTCGAGCCGATCCTTGAACCGCATCTTCTCGACCGAGAGATAGCGGTTGATGGTCATGATCTCCTCTTCCAGCGGCACGAACAGCCTGTCCTCATCATCCAGTGTCAGCCGGAGAAAATCGCTGAACCGCTCAATCATCTCGCGCGCCTCGCTATTGCGCTTGGTGGCGACCAGCGCGTTGACCGAGTTCATGGTGTTGAAGATGAAATGCGGGTTGATCTGGTAGCGAAGCATTTGCAACTGCGCATCGCGCGACTGGCCCTCGGCGGTGACCCGGCGCAGATGCTCCTTTTGCGCCCGCGCCTGTTCTTCGGCCATCGCACTATAGGCCTGAACGATATAGTGCAGCGTCGTCCACAGCGCGAAAATCAGGATGGAAGCGAAATACCAGCCGCCAAATTCCTCCCATATCTTGGCATCGGGGAAAAATATCTGGAATGTCGTCATGCGCAGCACATTCCACAGGAAAGCAAGCGCCGCTACACAGAGCAGTTGCAAGGCAAAGCTCAGCGCAACCGGCAAACGCTGGACATGGCGCAGCGACCATTCGAGCGGCAGCACCAGCAACGCTCCGGATACTGCCTCAAGCAGGATCTGCACCACATGCAGCCATTCCGGCTCACCATACCATAGGGTCAGCGAGAGGAATGAGACGACGCAATAGAGCGCCCAGGCGAGCAATTGCAGCGCCCACCAGGGCAGCAAAACGCCGCGCGGTTGCGGCGCAATGGGGGACTGGGAACCGGTATTCATCACCGCCCTATAGCCAAAAACAGACCAAGGCCCAAAACCGGGGCGGCAGTTATTTCTCGATAATATAGAGTTACTTATAGATACATCAGGATATCCGTGCCGACAAAGCCGAGGGTCATGGCCACCACCAGCAACGCCCCGACGAGCTTGGGCGGAGCGGGTAGTGGAAGGTCAAAAGAGCGGCAGCCATAGCCGATGGCGAAACCGAGCAAGATACCTGTGAACGAAGCGGCCATCAGCGTTTTTCATCCAGGCTGGCCAATGGGTCATCTGTCTTGCTGATCCGGCGATCAGCGGCCAGATAGCCCAATGTCATGGCAAGAACGAGCATCGCGCCGATCAGCGCCGGTGGCGCCGGGAGCGGCACTCCGGTCAGCCGGGCAAGCGCGCCAATGGTGAGGGCCAAGAGCAGGGAAAGAGCTATCTTCATAACAGAAGGCCGTTCTGTGGTCGGAATGGTCCTCCCATCCTGTTTCTGAACTCAGGTACTGGCGGCATAAACACTTCCCAGGTCCGTCCCACGCACGCGCCGCATAAACCGGTAGACGGGCGCTGCCACCCTCAGGGCAAATGGACCCTTGGCGATTTCCCTGGCAAAGGCCGGACGCTGCAGCAGGCGTTGATAATAGGCAGCAAGGCGCGGATGATCGGCAATCGGATAGCCTGCCAGAACCAGCCGGTGAATATTGATAAACCAGGCAATGTCGACCAGCATCGGGTGATCGCCGAGCAGCCATTGCCGGTCTGCAAGATGCTGTTCCAGATCAACAAAGACCGCGCGGAATGCAGTCGCCGCATCTCGTGCTTCGCTGTCGCTGATGCCGTTCTCAGCAAAGGCACGCCACCACGCTACTTGTGCTTTGCGATGGTCATTGTCCGGCCCGTTGGCGAGATAGGCCTGCAGCTCCGGTTCGGTCTTGGCCATCATCTTTTTCGGCGCGAGAAACCCCATGGTGATTGCGCGCAATTGCGGATGTAGCGCTGCTTCGGTGTCGAGCAAGGCCTGTGCCTCGGCCTGTTCAGCTGCATTGGTGGGCAGCCAGCTCTGTTCGCTGGGATAGCGCTCTTCGAGATAGGCGAGGATGTCATTGCTCTCGATATGCACATCGCCATTATCGACCAGCACCGGGACAACACCGCGCGGATTAATGCCCAGAAACCAGGGCGTTGTATGCTCCAGCTTTTTCAGGTCCACCTCGCGCGATTGGTAAGGCAGGCCTTTCTCAGCAAGCAAAATGCGGATCTTTTGCGAGCAGCTACTCTGCGCATTGTTGAGCAGATGCAGGCCTTTCCAGCCCAGAACTTCTCGCGTGGTGATGGCGTCTGTGTCGAGTTTCATCGGAGTCTCTCCTTGTTCTACTGACAATTATTGCATCATGTTATATTTTTTCAAGATAAAAATTGACACACGTTATAAAAATAGCATAGTTGATTCCCATGACACGCAGAGAAGAAGCCAAAGCGTTCAATCGTGCCCGCATTCGCAGTGCGGCTGAGGACATTATCCGCAAACAGGGCATAGAGGCGCTGACCATGCGCCATCTCGCCGAGGAAGCAGGGGTCAGCCTGCGCACGCCCTATAATCTATTCGGCTCCAAGACAGATGTTCTGGTTGCGCTGCTCGAGGACGCGGAGTTCGATCCGATGCAGCTGGCCAGTGAAGCAGGCGACGCGCTGGCAACCGCGATGCTGCTCACCGCATTGGACAAGATTGAGGCGTTTTTTGAGCGTGATGAAGCCTTTTACCGCGACATTTACGGCGCAATCATGGCCTCGGATCATCAGGATGCGCGCACTGCCGGGGTCGAGCGGGTTATCGCCTCGGGCCGGATGATGGCAGCGCACGCGCTCGCCAATGGTGAGCTGACACCTGATACCGACGCCAGCGAACTCGGCCGCTATCTCGCGCTCGATCTGCTCGCCATGCTCGGAATGTGGGGCGGCGGCTTTTTCTCCAATCGCGCTTGTATGGCGCTGGTGCGCAGAAGCTGGTGCGGCGTTTTGCTCAACCACTGCACCGAGACGGCCAGACCGCCGCTGCAACAAGCCTATCACCAAACACTATCACGAGGAGAGTGATACCATGGCGCTCCAAAATCTGGGATATTCCGATCAGGAACTGGCCGAAGGGCCCTATGCCGAATTCTACAACCCCGAAATCGGGGCGATGCAGGAACAGGTCAAAGAAGCGTTACTGGCTAGAAATCAGGCGCATGAACTGTTCCCGCCGGTTGAAGAGGCAGCCAGCATGGTTGAACCCGGATATTGGCCGGTGGAAACCGGCTATACTCGCGCGCCGGACAGCGCGATCCGCGTCTTCTGCCTCACCAAAATGCCCCGCGTCACCCCGGCGATGTGGGACTGGTGGTTTGGTTGGCATGGCTGCGAGGCGCGGCGCTATAAGCTGTGGCACCCCAAGGCGCATATTGAGGCGAAATGGGCCGATGGCCGCGATGACGAGGCCTATATTGGCCGGACATCGCTGATTACCGAATATCTTGGCCCCAATATCGCCAAGGCAGGGATCAGCTTTTTGCCGCCTTCGGCCATGTGTTTTGACGAGAGACGGCTGGCGGCACAGGGTGAGGTCGTGGTCTGCGCCCGTGTTGGTATGCCGGGTTCACCGCTCAAGGCGGGCTGGCTGTTGCACCAGTTGCGCCCGGTTGAAGGCGGATCGGAGATGCGATCGCGCATGTGGATGGGCGGTGCCAATTCCGCCATTGGTGAAGACCCCGGTGCCTTGGCGCGCGGCGCGATACGGATGCTGCGCCCGGTAGCCAGCACACTGCTTCCCGATCCGGCGGAATTGCTGGTGCATAATGCCCAGGAAATGGCGCATCTCGCCGGGTTCCTGCCCGAACTCCATGCCCGTTTTGGCCCCGAAGCAAAAAGGCAAGCAGCATGAAAAGACCAAAGGGAAAAGGCCGCATCTGGAAGCGCGGCGAGCCGGGTTTTGACGCCGCCGTTCTCGGCACCAGTTTCAATGCCCGCGACAAAGGACATAGGCCGCAAATGCTGGTCGAGGCGAATAACGCTGCCGACGTGCAAATGGCGCTGGCCACCGCGCGCGAGAATGATTGGAAGGTCAGCATCGTCTCAGGCGGGCATAGCTGGGCGCAAAACCATTTGCGCGAAGGCGGAATGCTGCTCAGCATGGCGCGGATCAACCAGATTGAAATTGACGCCGAAGCACGTACTGCCAGGGTCGGCCCGGGATGTTGGGGTCTCGACCTTGACCGCGCTCTCAAGAAACACAAGCTGTTCTTTCCCATCGCCCATGCCCCCGATGTGGCGCTGGGCGGGTTCCTGCTGCAGGGCGGTTTTGGCTGGGGCAGTCGTGAGCTCGGTCTAGCCACGCAAAGTGTTATCGGGATGGATCTGGTGCTTGCTGACGGCCGGCAAATCCATGCCAGTGAAAGCGAAAATGCGGATATCTTCTGGGCCGCGCGCGGTTCTGGCCCCGGCTTCTTCGCCGTGGTCCTATGCTATCATCTGAAACTCCATCCCCGGCATAAGCATACTGCGCTCAAGATGCAGATATTCAAACGCAAGCACCTTGATGCGCTTTATCGCTGGGCTGACGAGATCGGCCCTGAGGTACCGCGCTCGGTCGAGTTTCAGATGGTGATCACGCCCAAGGCGGGCGGCATATTCGGACCCGGCATCGAGGTTGTCGCGCCCGTTCTTGCGAACAGCCGCAAAGAGGCAAAGGAGGCTTTGCGCTTTCTTGACGAGAGCCCGATCCGGCACCTTGCCAGCTTCACCACACCGCTTATCCCGATCAGCACCAGTCTCATGTCGATTGGCGCCAATATCACGCACTTCCCGCCCGATGTGCGCTGGTGCGCGGACAATATCTGGACGGAAGCGCCTATTGATGACCTGCTGCCCGGTTTGAACAACATCGCCGACACCATGCCACCCGCGCCGAGCCATAGTCTGTGGCTCAACTGGCAACCACCCAAAGAGCGCCCGGACATGGCGTTTGGGCTCGAGTCCAAGCATTATCTTGCGGTGTACGGCGAATGGAAGAATGCCGAGGACGATCACAAATATGAAGGCTGGGCGACCGAATGCATGGAGCAGATGCAGCAACATGCGCTTGGCATCCAATTGGCAGACGAAAATCTGGGCAACCGCCCCGCGCGCTTTACTCAAGATTCAAAGCTACAACGCCTTGATGCACTGCGTTCCAAATATGATCCTGATGGCCTGTTCCATCACTGGATGGGGCGGCATGACAAGGCTTCAGAAAATAGTAGCACGCCTGCCCCAGATACCAGCCTGAGCCATGCGTAAACTCCTGCTTGTCGCTCTGGCTTTGGGCGTCATTGCGCTTGGTTATCATGGCTTTGGTGAAATCCAGGAGAGTCGCGAAATCGGTCCGGCAAGGGACGCCGTGTTGGCCATGCAAACCGACACCAACGCGCCTGCATCGCAGACCGGACAAGTGACGCTGCCAGAAAGCCCGCCCAATATCGTCATCATTGTCGCCGATGATCTGGGATGGCGCGATGTCGGTTATAATTTCAGCGAGATACGCACCCCCAATATCGACCGCCTTGCTGCTGCAGGGCTGACGCTGAATCGCTTCTATGTGCATCCCTCTTGCAGCCCCACCAGGGCCGCATTGATGACCGGCAAATCGCCGATGCGGCTGGGCATTTTGAACCCGCTGTCAAAGAACAATCCCACCGGCCTGCCGATAGAAGAGCCGACCTTGGCGGACTATCTCAAAGCGGTTGGCTATCAAACGGCATTAACCGGCAAATGGCATTTGGGGCCGCGCAACCTTGCCTATCATCCCAATAATCGCGGCTTTGACCATTTTTACGGGCATCTCACCGGCGGTGTCGGCTATTATGACAAGGTGCATGGCGGCGGCTATGACTGGCAGCGCAATGGCAAGACGGTGCGCAATGGCCGTTATTCGACCCATTTGGTCGCTGATGAGGCGGTCCGTTTCATCAACGCCAGAGATTCAGAGGGTCCGTTTTTTCTCTATGCCGCGTTTGGCGCACCGCATCTGCCAAATGAGGCGCCAGAAGCCAGCATAGAATCCTATAAGAGCATCGCCGACACAAACCGGCGTATCCATGCGGCGATGGTGAGCGAGCTCGACAGTGCGATCGGGCGGATTCACGATGCGCTGATTGCCCAAGGCATAGAGCAGGAGACGCTGATCTGGTTTATGAGCGATAACGGCGGTCTCTACCCCTATAATCCGGCGCGATACCTGCCTGACCCGCTTTTCAGCTGGGCAGCAGCCAGCATGCTTGGTGTCGAAATGACGCCCGAATTTGCCAGCTTCTTGCGCACCAATCTGAACGATGGTGGTGCCGACAATCGCCCCTTTGCCAGTGGCAAGCAAAGCGTTCAGGAAGGCGGTGTGCGGGTGCCGTCGTTCATCTATTGGCCCGGCCAGATCGAAGCCGACGCGTATAATTTCATGGCTACGGTGCAGGATATTGTGCCGACCCTGCTGGAAATAACTGGCGGTTCCGCGATTGGCACCGCCTTTGATGGCCGCAGCCTGTGGCCCTCCTTGCAAAGCAATACCGCGCCAGCGCCCAAGGAATACATCGTTGCCACCCGGGTTTCGAGCGAAGCCGATGCGGTTTATCTTTATCCCTATAAGCTGATCGAGCAAGGCGGCGACCAGCGGCTTTATGATCTGGAAAACGATCCGCTCGAAACGACCGATATTGCGGCGCGAGAGCCGGATATTGTCGCTGACCTTTCCGACTATCTCGCCACATTTCCGCGCGGCAAGAATGTCGCTGTCCCTTTGCAGCAGGTTGTCAACGATCCTGATTTTTTCGGTGGTGAAGAAGACCGCAAACCCTGGGCCGAGCAGGCTTACGCGAGTGAATAGGCCCTAAGCCTCAACGAAAGGAGTTATCTTCGATGCGCTACTCATTGAAATCCGACTGGCTGTTCTATCTTTTCCTGCTGAGCTACGCCTATCTGATCATCAATATGACCGCGCGGCTGTGGTTTGGCGATGGCGTCAATATCTTTGCAAGCTATAGCGATGCGGCGCTTCCGGCCCAAGTGATTATCGACGCCAACAAGGTCTATTGGTCAAAAACCTGCTTTCTTTTCAGTATCTTGCTACTGATGGGGCTAAATGTTGATTTTCGCGCGGCGGCCGGGCTTGGAGGGGTCTTCTGGTCCAGCTCATTGATGATCATGTTTGGATTTAGTCAGACTTTGATTGGCGCATTTGCCATGGGATTGCTTCTGGTTGCGCTGCAATTATGGCGCGGACAGTTTTTCTCTGACCGGGCGCTTGATTCCTCTGCGGTCTCGCAAGAGTTACGCTAGGGACAGAGTGCATCAAATAGGTGGGTGAGGTGCCAAAATGAAACGCAAATTGCAGCTATCTGGTTTGATCGTCTTGTTAATCACCATCGGCATCTTCGCAGCATGGGCGACAGCGCCTGACCCCAAATATAACATCGCCAGCTTTGAAGACACACCGCTGCAACCGGCCATCGCACCGCTCGACAAGGCGATAACCCTGGCGCAATTCCATGACGAAGCCGATGTGACGCACACCATGCTGGTTACCGGGTTTGCCGGGGATACCGTCATCGGCATTGATCTTGTTGCCATGGGCGCGAAACCTGAAGATGATCCATTTGCCGCTCTCGCATCCCTGCCCCGCTTGCCACAAAGCGCTGCGGATATTGCCGATTTGCCGA
The sequence above is drawn from the Parasphingorhabdus sp. SCSIO 66989 genome and encodes:
- a CDS encoding DUF1427 family protein, giving the protein MKIALSLLLALTIGALARLTGVPLPAPPALIGAMLVLAMTLGYLAADRRISKTDDPLASLDEKR
- a CDS encoding TetR/AcrR family transcriptional regulator, with the translated sequence MTRREEAKAFNRARIRSAAEDIIRKQGIEALTMRHLAEEAGVSLRTPYNLFGSKTDVLVALLEDAEFDPMQLASEAGDALATAMLLTALDKIEAFFERDEAFYRDIYGAIMASDHQDARTAGVERVIASGRMMAAHALANGELTPDTDASELGRYLALDLLAMLGMWGGGFFSNRACMALVRRSWCGVLLNHCTETARPPLQQAYHQTLSRGE
- a CDS encoding DAPG hydrolase family protein, which translates into the protein MALQNLGYSDQELAEGPYAEFYNPEIGAMQEQVKEALLARNQAHELFPPVEEAASMVEPGYWPVETGYTRAPDSAIRVFCLTKMPRVTPAMWDWWFGWHGCEARRYKLWHPKAHIEAKWADGRDDEAYIGRTSLITEYLGPNIAKAGISFLPPSAMCFDERRLAAQGEVVVCARVGMPGSPLKAGWLLHQLRPVEGGSEMRSRMWMGGANSAIGEDPGALARGAIRMLRPVASTLLPDPAELLVHNAQEMAHLAGFLPELHARFGPEAKRQAA
- a CDS encoding glutathione S-transferase family protein gives rise to the protein MKLDTDAITTREVLGWKGLHLLNNAQSSCSQKIRILLAEKGLPYQSREVDLKKLEHTTPWFLGINPRGVVPVLVDNGDVHIESNDILAYLEERYPSEQSWLPTNAAEQAEAQALLDTEAALHPQLRAITMGFLAPKKMMAKTEPELQAYLANGPDNDHRKAQVAWWRAFAENGISDSEARDAATAFRAVFVDLEQHLADRQWLLGDHPMLVDIAWFINIHRLVLAGYPIADHPRLAAYYQRLLQRPAFAREIAKGPFALRVAAPVYRFMRRVRGTDLGSVYAAST
- a CDS encoding arylsulfatase B; its protein translation is MRKLLLVALALGVIALGYHGFGEIQESREIGPARDAVLAMQTDTNAPASQTGQVTLPESPPNIVIIVADDLGWRDVGYNFSEIRTPNIDRLAAAGLTLNRFYVHPSCSPTRAALMTGKSPMRLGILNPLSKNNPTGLPIEEPTLADYLKAVGYQTALTGKWHLGPRNLAYHPNNRGFDHFYGHLTGGVGYYDKVHGGGYDWQRNGKTVRNGRYSTHLVADEAVRFINARDSEGPFFLYAAFGAPHLPNEAPEASIESYKSIADTNRRIHAAMVSELDSAIGRIHDALIAQGIEQETLIWFMSDNGGLYPYNPARYLPDPLFSWAAASMLGVEMTPEFASFLRTNLNDGGADNRPFASGKQSVQEGGVRVPSFIYWPGQIEADAYNFMATVQDIVPTLLEITGGSAIGTAFDGRSLWPSLQSNTAPAPKEYIVATRVSSEADAVYLYPYKLIEQGGDQRLYDLENDPLETTDIAAREPDIVADLSDYLATFPRGKNVAVPLQQVVNDPDFFGGEEDRKPWAEQAYASE
- a CDS encoding FAD-binding oxidoreductase, with protein sequence MKRPKGKGRIWKRGEPGFDAAVLGTSFNARDKGHRPQMLVEANNAADVQMALATARENDWKVSIVSGGHSWAQNHLREGGMLLSMARINQIEIDAEARTARVGPGCWGLDLDRALKKHKLFFPIAHAPDVALGGFLLQGGFGWGSRELGLATQSVIGMDLVLADGRQIHASESENADIFWAARGSGPGFFAVVLCYHLKLHPRHKHTALKMQIFKRKHLDALYRWADEIGPEVPRSVEFQMVITPKAGGIFGPGIEVVAPVLANSRKEAKEALRFLDESPIRHLASFTTPLIPISTSLMSIGANITHFPPDVRWCADNIWTEAPIDDLLPGLNNIADTMPPAPSHSLWLNWQPPKERPDMAFGLESKHYLAVYGEWKNAEDDHKYEGWATECMEQMQQHALGIQLADENLGNRPARFTQDSKLQRLDALRSKYDPDGLFHHWMGRHDKASENSSTPAPDTSLSHA
- a CDS encoding sensor histidine kinase — translated: MNTGSQSPIAPQPRGVLLPWWALQLLAWALYCVVSFLSLTLWYGEPEWLHVVQILLEAVSGALLVLPLEWSLRHVQRLPVALSFALQLLCVAALAFLWNVLRMTTFQIFFPDAKIWEEFGGWYFASILIFALWTTLHYIVQAYSAMAEEQARAQKEHLRRVTAEGQSRDAQLQMLRYQINPHFIFNTMNSVNALVATKRNSEAREMIERFSDFLRLTLDDEDRLFVPLEEEIMTINRYLSVEKMRFKDRLETVIDIKPDCHSVPVPALILQPVIENAVRHGVEGQHAQCQITITAKRQDGELVVVITDTGPGLSGDAHSDKRRGGIGMRNIAARLATAYGDNYVFTIENNPAARGAMVTMRLPVENGLA
- a CDS encoding LytR/AlgR family response regulator transcription factor; this encodes MTIRIAIADDEALSRDLLATIFDEITADVPGLKLVSQTATGEETVAAIAAERPDIVFLDINMPAGDGFSVVSALEEMPFAERPKVIFTTAYSRFAVQAFDVEAADYLLKPISAERVIRAIERVTRSRDSDADRQDGRVAVPSGKGTDYIALTDIEYARAESEYIALYVGGQKRMLRGSLKSFAQELPSGFCQVHRSYIANAAYVLRLEKSDQGGSELCLSSGRAIPVSRRFRSKTMAWLDRSGIM
- a CDS encoding DUF1427 family protein, producing the protein MAASFTGILLGFAIGYGCRSFDLPLPAPPKLVGALLVVAMTLGFVGTDILMYL